In Cyanobacterium sp. T60_A2020_053, one DNA window encodes the following:
- a CDS encoding phycobilisome rod-core linker polypeptide, whose protein sequence is MTIPLLNYAPNSQNTRVEGFEVGGDEQPRIFNAENLLDSSDMTNLIEAAYRQMFFHAFKADREKFLESQLRNKQITVRDFMRGLALSETFRNSFYEKNSNYRFVEQCVQRILGRDVYSEREKIAWSIVIATKGYKGFIDDLFNSDEYLENFGYDIVPYQRRRYLASREQGEMPFNLKSPRYDAYHRGQLGFPQIIWQNQVRRFVPQEKQIKAGDPSGYLSMARSINAQGSPTPRVSAMNISLDSVPYRK, encoded by the coding sequence TTGACTATTCCTCTTCTAAACTATGCCCCCAACTCTCAAAATACTCGTGTAGAGGGATTTGAAGTAGGAGGCGATGAGCAACCCAGAATTTTTAATGCGGAAAACTTGCTCGATTCTTCTGACATGACTAACTTAATTGAGGCGGCTTACCGTCAAATGTTTTTCCATGCCTTCAAAGCTGATCGTGAAAAATTCTTAGAGTCACAATTACGCAATAAGCAAATTACCGTGCGTGATTTCATGCGTGGGTTAGCATTATCAGAAACTTTCAGAAACAGTTTTTACGAAAAAAATAGTAATTATCGTTTTGTGGAGCAGTGCGTTCAACGTATTTTAGGTCGTGATGTGTATAGCGAAAGAGAAAAAATCGCTTGGTCTATCGTCATCGCTACTAAAGGTTATAAAGGTTTTATCGATGATTTATTCAATTCAGATGAATACCTAGAAAACTTTGGTTATGACATTGTACCTTATCAACGTCGCCGTTATCTAGCTTCGAGAGAGCAAGGAGAAATGCCTTTTAACCTAAAATCTCCTCGTTATGATGCTTATCATCGTGGTCAACTTGGATTTCCTCAAATTATCTGGCAAAATCAAGTGCGCCGTTTTGTGCCTCAAGAGAAACAAATCAAGGCAGGAGATCCTTCTGGTTACTTAAGTATGGCTCGTAGTATCAATGCTCAAGGAAGTCCTACTCCTCGTGTTTCTGCTATGAATATTAGTTTAGATAGTGTTCCCTATCGTAAATAA